The proteins below are encoded in one region of Cololabis saira isolate AMF1-May2022 chromosome 11, fColSai1.1, whole genome shotgun sequence:
- the LOC133454792 gene encoding uncharacterized protein LOC133454792, whose amino-acid sequence MEEIVLPPHLRCASHTMNLIMCTDVEKWLLSTPETKAVYRNATTKCTGLWNKASRSTVASELVEDNLGKKLLVPCTTRWNSFYDALARVSEIPIVELNTLLSKLQMKAISEREYLVIREYCTVMKPLTMALDVLQGEKNCFYGTLLPTLQSLMHKTLELKKDLQILVGLPDAIVQSIRTRFAGALASEDAVLAAVTLPKFKLRSLHGQQERKDAAKASLIAECRKLALAREQQSGTTNPTPQQSTEEDFFSFPEDEDTYGPAESEVADYFKSVATEMDSLNQYPLIKKLSLKYNAATPSSAPVERLFSLGGLILSPKRNRLSDQKFERLLLLRYNHWFES is encoded by the exons ATGGAGGAGATTGTTTTACCCCCACATCTGAGATGTGCATCACACACAATGAACCTCATAATGTGCACTGATGTAGAGAAGTGGTTGCTGTCAACACCTGAAACCAAAGCAGTGTACAGGAATGCTACCACAAAGTGTACAGGGTTGTGGAATAAAGCCAGCCGATCAACAGTAGCCTCAGAGCTTGTGGAGGACAATCTTGGAAAGAAGCTGCTAGTACCTTGCACAACTAGGTGGAATTCCTTTTATGATGCCCTGGCTCGGGTTTCTGAGATACCAATTGTAGAGTTGAACACCCTGCTCTCCAAACTACAGATGAAAGCTATCAGTGAAAGGGAATATCTGGTTATCAGAGAGTACTGCACTGTCATGAAGCCACTTACTATGGCACTGGACGTCCTTCAGGGAGAAAAGAATTGTTTTTATGGAACACTCCTACCCACACTGCAATCATTGATGCACAAGACTCTGGAACTGAAGAAAGATCTGCAAATCCTTGTTGGCCTACCAGATGCAATTGTGCAG TCAATCAGAACAAGATTTGCTGGGGCTTTGGCTAGTGAAGATGCCGTCCTGGCTGCTGTGACACTACCAAAGTTCAAGCTACGTAGTTTACATGGTCAGCAGGAGAGGAAAGACGCGGCGAAGGCAAGTCTGATTGCAGAATGCCGCAAACTGGCCCTTGCACGGGAGCAGCAATCAGGTaccaccaacccaacaccacaGCAAAGCACAGAGGAAGACTTCTTTAGCTTTCCAGAGGATGAGGATACTTACGGTCCTGCTGAATCTGAAGTAGCTGATTACTTCAAATCAGTTGCAACAGAGATGGACAGTCTTAATCAATATCCTTTGATAAAGAAACTGTCTCTTAAATATAATGCAGCCACTCCATCCAGTGCCCCAGTAGAAAGGCTATTTAGCCTGGGGGGCCTGATTTTGTCTCCAAAGAGGAACCGGCTCTCAGATCAAAAGTTTGAGAGACTTCTCCTCTTAAGGTACAACCATTGGTTTGAGAGCTAG